One window from the genome of Paenibacillus azoreducens encodes:
- a CDS encoding VanZ family protein — MLHSYLFPISYAFMAFPFAAFLFTLPFMIIQYRKYGYINKVRAFMLYLFLLYVMNAFFLVILPLPSSRHNAALASGALQLIPLNFVNDILRETSVVPSQPSTYLHLLKERAFLQVIFNILLTVPFGMMLRYYFRTGWARVFAFSFLLSLFFEVTQLTGIYGLYDHPYRVFDVDDLIMNTLGGICGYLAAEWLARFLPRIEKLDEHVDLTTKRVTYTRRAIAFLIDSIIWPILASICHYLHIPASFWVATGIYFMLIPWLTDGVTPGKWMVRIRLTKMGERISIAALFKRYALLYWVFFGLNSLLGASLDNLPDISRAFLGIVVFFLNAWFFVHVVIRMFRKDILFYEKLSKTHHVILWKNPTEQAKKESE, encoded by the coding sequence ATGCTTCATTCCTATCTTTTCCCCATTTCCTACGCCTTTATGGCTTTTCCTTTTGCGGCGTTTCTATTCACGCTGCCTTTTATGATCATTCAATATCGCAAATATGGATACATCAATAAAGTCCGGGCCTTTATGCTGTACCTGTTTCTATTGTATGTGATGAATGCATTTTTCCTCGTCATTTTGCCTTTGCCGTCATCAAGACATAACGCCGCTTTGGCGTCGGGGGCCTTGCAGCTTATTCCACTGAATTTTGTTAATGATATTCTAAGAGAAACCTCCGTGGTCCCATCCCAGCCGTCAACTTACTTGCACCTGCTGAAAGAACGTGCTTTTCTCCAGGTTATTTTTAACATTCTGCTGACGGTTCCTTTCGGGATGATGCTCCGTTATTATTTCCGAACGGGCTGGGCGCGTGTCTTCGCTTTTTCGTTCCTGCTGTCCCTCTTTTTTGAGGTAACGCAGCTTACCGGCATTTACGGACTGTATGACCACCCTTACCGCGTATTTGACGTTGATGATTTGATCATGAACACGCTCGGAGGCATTTGCGGGTATTTGGCAGCCGAATGGTTGGCCAGATTTTTGCCCCGGATTGAAAAGCTTGACGAGCATGTCGATCTTACCACCAAAAGGGTCACCTACACCCGCAGAGCTATCGCATTTTTGATCGATTCCATCATCTGGCCCATTCTCGCCTCAATATGCCACTACCTGCATATCCCGGCTTCGTTTTGGGTCGCTACAGGCATATACTTTATGCTGATCCCCTGGTTGACAGATGGCGTGACGCCGGGAAAATGGATGGTGCGCATCCGTTTGACGAAAATGGGCGAAAGGATCTCGATAGCGGCTCTGTTCAAACGTTATGCTTTGCTTTACTGGGTCTTTTTCGGTTTGAATAGCCTTCTCGGCGCTTCGCTTGACAATCTTCCGGATATCTCGCGCGCTTTTCTGGGCATCGTGGTTTTCTTCCTGAATGCGTGGTTTTTCGTACATGTCGTGATCCGTATGTTCAGAAAAGATATTTTGTTTTATGAGAAATTAAGTAAAACCCATCATGTGATTTTGTGGAAAAACCCAACCGAGCAGGCAAAAAAAGAGTCTGAATAA